AAGTTTTTGGTTTGCTCATTCCGACTGATTGCAACTTTAAAAATTGGTCGCTTTGATAGCcaaagaactaaagattcaaaCGGATTTTACATTATCGAAATTGGAATATCAAGTAAAAGATGGTTATCCAACTTTAAATATAGTTGATGATCAGCATGTGAGATTTTATATAGAGTTCAAGAAAAAAGAAGTTGATTTTACAATGTATCCTCTATGCATAAGTACGGAAAACAAAAAATTTCAAATGTCCGTGGCTTCAAATCAAAGTGAATTGACAGGAAACAATTTGGCTATAGAACCTGCAAATACAGAAGGGGTCTCTTCAAATTTATCTTACAACAGAGGTGATGAAACATGTAAAGATAGTGTTGGTGATTATATTGATTTTGCTGAGCAAATATCTGTGGATTTGATGGAGATGCCACTTGAAGAAACTAAAGATAAGTATGTATTAAAAATTTGCAGGGATGAAGAAGTTAACAACAACTGCATTGAAGAGTTGTCGATGTTGCAAATATATAGAGATATAGAAACTTTGCAGATGGTTTTAAGCCTGTACGCTATAAAGAATAACTTTCAGTATAAGGTGAAGAAGTCTTGCACAAATGAGTACTTTGTCAAATGTGTTGACCAGAATTGCAAGTGGTTGCTTCGAGCATCTCGGAATGGGAAAACGGGTCAGTTTATAATTAGAAAGCTATTCAACAATCATACCTGTGATTTGGAGATAAGGTTTAAGAATCAAAGGCAGGCAATAACAAGTGTTATAGCAAATGTTATCAAATACAAGTTCAGCAACATTAAAATAAGATATAGTGTTGCGGATATAATCAGAGATATGAAACATGATCGCAATGTGGAAGTGAAGTATAATAAATCTTGGAGATCAAAAGAAAGGGCTCTAGAAATTACAAGAGGAAATGCAACTGAATCATTTACTGAGCTATATTCATACATGTACATGTTGTTTACTTCAAATGGGGGTTCAGTAATAGAATTGCAATTGACTGAAAATAGTTGTTTCTTCTACGTATTTGTTGCTTTGAATTTTTCAATGAAAGGATGGAAATATTGCACCCCTATTGTAGTGGTTAATGGAACATTTCTAAAATCAGCGTATGGAGGTACCTTGTTAGTTGCAGCAACTGAAGATGCAGGGGCAAAATATTTCCACTCGCATTTGCTGTAGTTGATTCGGAGAATGATAAGCCATGTGAATGGTTTTTTGGAAAGTTCAGAAAAGCATATGGTAGTAGGGAGGATATGATTATCGTACCAGACCGACATGAAAGCATCATCAAAGGAGCAAATAAAGTATACCCCGAAGTACCAAACGTATTTTGCGTCTTTCATCTTCTTGGAAACATTAAATCCAAATTTAAGAAGAATTTGAAGAAAATAAAGGATGCATTCCTCTCTGCAGTAAATGCCTACACGTTGAAAAAGTTTGAGTACCACATGCAAGAACTACAGAAAGTTGATGGAAGAGTGCATGACTTTTTAGAAGAGGTTGGGTATGAAAAATGGTCAAAAGTGTATTCACCAAATAACAGATACTCAAACATGACATCCAATCTTGCAGAATCTTTGAATTCAGTACCCATGTCAATCAGAGAGCTACCGATTTGTACGATGTTAGAAAGTTTGCGAGCATTGTTGCAGAAATGGAGTTGGAGAAACAGGAATGAAGCAATTGCAACTTCCACAAAATTAACAAAGAAGTATGAAGAAATCTTAAAGAAAAACTACCTCTGTTCTCTGGATTTAACTGTAagttatttaatttttttttactacAACTTTCTGTTTTGACATTTTTAAATTAGATTGACTATATTGGAAAAACTTGATAGGTTTATCCAACAACTCATATATTGTTTGAAGTAATCAAGGGTGAAAGAAAGAATGTAGTTGATCTCAATGCAAGAACTTGTACGTGCAAAAGGTATATATGCAATTCTTTCTGAATAGCTAACTGCTTACAATTTatatatcttatattaataaattttgtGAATAATCTGATCAATTTGTAGATTCCAGATGGATCAAATTCCATGTGCCCATGCTATTGCTGTCTTTCAGAAATGTAATATGGATACTTACAACTACTATTCGCCTTATTACAAGAAGGAAAATATGGTTGATGCATATAAAGAAACTGTTTATCCAGTCGGGAACAAAGACAACTGGGTAGTACCAGACAATGTAAGctcattaattatttatcctcCAAAAGGAAAAATTCGAGTTGGTAGATGAAAAAAAAGAAGATGCAAAGCTTTTTGGGAGAGAAAGACAAATTCATTCAAACAAATGAAATGTGGGAAATGTAATCAAACTGGACATAATCGGAGAACATGTCGTAACCCATTGAAGAATTAGTTGTTGTTTATGGGTGTTACATTATTTATGGTTGCGACAATGTATTGAAATTACATTTGATTTGATTTGTATATGGATTAAATATTACTATATTTGACATTTGCAAATATTTCGTTGTATTCAAAACTAGTATTGTGTAAGATTTTGGAAAGTTTTTTTAAAACCGATGTATCGTCTCAGACTGCTATTTTAGATGGAAACCATAACTTCTAAAACTATTAAATATATTAAAACTGAAAACTTAGGCTCTAAATTGAAATTAAAACAAATGTTGCAACTATATGCAACCATGTTAGTAACTGTGTTCTACAATAATCAACTCTAATGCAACAAAATTCAACTTGAATATCCAAATGCAACTAAAATCAACACTGGTGCAACTATATGAACCATTTTTAGCAACTACAATCAACTTATATGTTAGATAAATAATTAAGATAGCAATAAAAATCAACTATAATCAAAAGGTGTGCGACTACATTATATGCAACAATACATGAAACTAATCTTGCAACTTTTAATAACTTGCAACCTTGTATATAACTCTTGATGCAACTCATCTAAATAAGTTAGAACCCATATATAGGTAGGCCTGTTACTTAAGAAATGCAATATCTTAATAATTGAAAACACATATATAGCTCAAGAATTAAAACACTACTATGTATTTCATAAACTTAAAGCATAAATTGTATTTATTCTTTTTGCACACTTGTACAATATGTCTTTCATATCTAGCATAAAAATATCGAGTGGCCCTAATTACATTGTTAATTGAAATAACTCCTAATCGATCTAGATAATCCATTACATGAAAAATAAATCTAGTTCTAAAACCCTCAGCCGAAGGTATCAAAGTCGTCCAGAACGTGAAATTTATCCAACATTTGTGGATTCTTAGAGCTCTTCGGAGATTATTGTTGAAACGAATCTGGATTTCTATAATATCCAGATTCATGGTAAATGGCCTTCGTAGATGTCTTACTATCCTGAAATATATAGGGTTAGCAATATCCCAAATGAAAATCCCACTACTGCACTGAAATGGAGTCAATTCTTCTAATGTTCTTTCATCCATTGTTTCAAAATGACCTGCCATCCAACAAAACTTTTGTTAATATTGCATCTAAGAGATTACAGAGAAGAATCAAAATTGTATTTGCACTTTAAAGTTTGTTACATGTCTGTTACAAGTTACAGAGAGTACTACTACTACTTAGACTTAGTTAAGACTAACACCAATAACATTGATATAACAAGTGAACATATCATTCACCTATTCACTCAACATGTCATTAACATATTAGCACTGTAAATATAATAAAATTGACTGAGTGCCCCTACGGGGCCACTTAACCAAAAGCAACTAAAGATCCATCTAAGTTAACTGCAACTTTATCTACAACTTCATCTGCAAGTATGCAACTACTGTTGCAAATTACAACTACTTGCAACCTTATTTACAACCCTTAATGCAACCTAAAAAACTTAATTTCAAATAGCACTTGGCCTCGAAGAAGGAAATTACCTTTACAATGGTTGACGACGAAGATCTGACAATGAAATAGCTTGAGAAAATGGAAACAACTATGATGAAGCAGCGATGAAAAAATGGGGAAGAAAATTGAATCTATAAAGTGAAAACAACTGGAGAGAGATTGAGCACAGAAGAGCCGTTAGAAAGAGGAAAGTGGGGGAGAGAGAGTACAGGTGGTTGAGTAACGTACACACGCAAATTAAATGTTATAGTTAAAAAAGAAGCAGTAAATTTGTAAGGAAACAGTTAAAATGGAATTATTGCAATTAAATATCCCAAATTCAGTATTTTTGCCAATTTAAAATTGTTAAAGTTTATATGTATACCCTtaaattattaaagtttaaaattACGTTATACGCTTTCATATTTAAAGAGTTAAATGGCAAAAAATGTAACTTTAACTACAATTTATGGCCTCAAAACGACATAATAGAATATCTAAAAACTACTCGATGGTTCCATTGGCGGATAAAGGGTGTTTCATCAAATCTAGTATTGTCTAATAttttggatagttttttttaacGCTGATATAACATTTAAGAGTGATATTTAAAATTGAACACAAAAACTCCTAAACTATTAAAAATGTTAaaactattataattattaaCATAGGAATTAAGTTTAAGTTGTAACAAATGTTACACCTATATGTAACCATGTTAGCAACTGTGTTCTACTATAATCAACTACTATGCATGAAAAATCAACTTGAATTTACAATTTCAACTAAAATCATCctttatgcaactatatgcaattCTGTTAACAACTACAATCAACTAATAATGAagataaataaattataaacacaactataataaaaaataatatggTCAACCAAAAGCTAAACAACTTTTATAAACTAATTTGCAACTAATTGCAACCCAAAAATTCAACCCAAAATAGcattaatattataaaaataacCATATAACTGTAGAACTGATCCTCTGTTTAAATGATCTCCTGTTTATGGTGAAGATGTTGTCGGATTCCTCACTTGTCACTTCCTTCACTTTTGAATCTCACTATTCAACTTGAACAACACATTTTCCAGGACTTGTAATACAATTAAAATTAGCACTAAAATTGTATCAAAATCCCCTCTAATGATAATCGTCATCAAGGTAAACATAGTTAGCTGCCAAGTTATAATTTTACATGATTCAAATAGGGTGTTTCACTTTGTTCTTGATTTTATTTTATACTTACATCAATCAAGTGATAATTTTTGTGCATAATATGGATTGGTAAATTTGCATATATTTATACTACTACTTTTTCTAAGAAATGTGTAAACTGTTTTGGTTTACATATACATTATATAATTTAACAATCcacaaaattttaaaaacataaaaaataatGAAAACAACACATACTAATAATTTCCAGCAAAAAAATGTCTTTTCTAAATGTTAGAGTCATACATTCACATAACAAGATCCAAAGTCATTTCATTATGGATAGTCTTCACATTACGATTATTTAGAAGATAAATTAAAAGCTACAAGATCATTTGACGATATAACAATATCAAGTTGCCAATAACAGCTACGACCTTTTTCCCTTCTTGCTCTTCGGAGATTTCTTTACCATATTTCTCTTTCTCGTTGCAATATTTCTGCCCTGAGTCCTTTTTGAAATACCCTGTCCATCTTCATCTCCATCACACTGATCAAGATACTCAGGCTCGCTTTCATATTTATGGATTTCCTTTGCCATTCCATAAGAATAAAACAAATATGCAAGTCTGGTTCTATGAGTAGATATATCAAAGGAAATGTCAGGAAATTCAATATGCCTAACCAAATACTCCGCAATTGATACCATAAGTACACCGCTATCCCTGAATTAAAAATAAagcaaaataaatactaaataaaatAGATACACATTAAATACATACAAGGAAAAAAACACAAATTATATACAAATAATAAAAACTCACATTGAGGATACAAGAGGATATCCATGTTGCATAACTACTCTAAAACGATCAGTCTTTTCCTTCTCCGCATAACACTTAGCGGAAAAATAAATGTCTGTCCTTTCATAAAAGTTGGTTGACAACAAGAAATACGGAAGTAAGGTAGACAATTGTTGGAGAGCATTCTTCAAAATAACCGATAGACCTTTGCGCGACAATGTGTTAGGTACAATTATCCGTCTTTCACTAAACTTCAATACAGCAAGAAGCCGATGCTTTTGGTCAGATAACCAAATGGGAATCAAAACCATATCAACTGAACTCCAAGACATATCAAAAGGCAACGAATATCCATTAATCATGTCTAAAATGTCTTTTTTTCCACTTATCTTAGTCTAAATATCATCTTCATCTTCTGATATTACAACAAAAAGAGCACCAAATTTTTTTTGCTACTTGCAGTCACTTGAAGTAAATTTTACCTTAAAATCTAGACGGAACTTTGACAACTTTCTCAGATAATAAAGAAACACTTCAACATGCTACAAATTAAAATACAAAATCATCATAAACATGAACAATTTAAACTATTAAAAGTTAGCAACCTTAATCAACTACTTATGACATTAAAAAAAGTAGGCATTTAAAACAAAAACTAAAGTAGACATTTGAAC
This sequence is a window from Apium graveolens cultivar Ventura chromosome 9, ASM990537v1, whole genome shotgun sequence. Protein-coding genes within it:
- the LOC141686396 gene encoding uncharacterized protein LOC141686396; translated protein: MSVASNQSELTGNNLAIEPANTEGVSSNLSYNRGDETCKDSVGDYIDFAEQISVDLMEMPLEETKDKYVLKICRDEEVNNNCIEELSMLQIYRDIETLQMVLSLYAIKNNFQYKVKKSCTNEYFVKCVDQNCKWLLRASRNGKTGQFIIRKLFNNHTCDLEIRFKNQRQAITSVIANVIKYKFSNIKIRYSVADIIRDMKHDRNVEVKYNKSWRSKERALEITRGNATESFTELYSYMYMLFTSNGGSVIELQLTENSCFFYVFVALNFSMKGWKYCTPIVVVNGTFLKSAYGVDSENDKPCEWFFGKFRKAYGSREDMIIVPDRHESIIKGANKVYPEVPNVFCVFHLLGNIKSKFKKNLKKIKDAFLSAVNAYTLKKFEYHMQELQKVDGRVHDFLEEVGYEKWSKVYSPNNRYSNMTSNLAESLNSVPMSIRELPICTMLESLRALLQKWSWRNRNEAIATSTKLTKKYEEILKKNYLCSLDLTVYPTTHILFEVIKGERKNVVDLNARTCTCKRFQMDQIPCAHAIAVFQKCNMDTYNYYSPYYKKENMVDAYKETVYPVGNKDNWVVPDNVSSLIIYPPKGKIRVGR